A single Lacerta agilis isolate rLacAgi1 chromosome 10, rLacAgi1.pri, whole genome shotgun sequence DNA region contains:
- the LOC117054560 gene encoding hepatocyte nuclear factor 3-gamma-like, whose protein sequence is MAVTWEFRTTAIIGNFESSTDIPNTCETYQEKVGTSNGISPRPAIGVLYAKRSLSKRITEDAMEKPPLSYITLIANEILSSPTRKLTLAAIYKYIEENIPFYRKRGQSWKNSVRHNLSLNDCFIKVGRCEDGKGNYWNIHPATVNDFVCGDFRQHSRLHQQERQREYDPHHSTSYLAPWGNCSCLILTLPSQMNPYFWDPFWEMLWADAQHCENAFQGLEVNFGFSCEKFSSVIQFDEAKWNSMDLFYGLRSSSTVQQNIFLNVQQTFPASLCISPFNQQSRDAFSYIFQNLRGCYLHLDWANSAGQFIPEDQFIL, encoded by the exons ATGG CAGTAACCTGGGAATTCAGGACTACTGCAATTATTGGCAACTTTGAGAGCAGCACAGACATTCCAAACACCTGTGAAACCTACCAAGAAAAGGTAGGCACATCCAATGGAATTTCTCCCAGACCAGCCATTGGTGTGCTATATGCCAAAAGAAGTCTATCTAAACGCATAACTGAAGATGCTATGGAGAAGCCACCACTATCTTACATCACTTTGATCGCTAATGAGATTCTTTCCTCACCTACAAGGAAGCTCACCTTAGCTGCTATTTACAAATATATTGaagaaaatattcctttttaCAGGAAGAGAGGCCAAAGCTGGAAAAACAGTGTCAGGCATAATCTTTCGCTAAATGATTGCTTTATCAAAGTGGGAAGGTGTGAAGACGGCAAAGGAAATTACTGGAACATCCACCCGGCAACTGTAAATGATTTTGTGTGTGGTGACTTTCGGCAACACAGCAGATTGCATCAACAAGAACGCCAAAGGGAATATGACCCACATCACAGCACATCTTACCTTGCACCGTGGGGAAACTGCTCTTGTTTGATACTCACTTTGCCTTCTCAAATGAATCCCTACTTTTGGGATCCCTTCTGGGAAATGCTCTGGGCTGATGCTCAgcattgtgaaaatgctttccAAGGGTTGGAGGTTAACTTTGGTTTTTCCTGTGAAAAGTTTTCATCTGTGATACAATTCGATGAAGCAAAATGGAACTCCATGGATTTGTTTTATGGGTTACGTTCTTCTTCAACTGTACAGCAGAACATTTTCCTGAATGTTCAACAGACATTCCCTGCTTCCTTATGTATCTCCCCTTTCAATCAACAGAGTAGAGATGCATTCAGCTATATCTTTCAGAACCTGAGAGGATGCTACTTGCACTTGGACTGGGCCAATTCAGCTGGACAGTTCATCCCTGAGGATCAATTCATACTGTAA